The following proteins are encoded in a genomic region of Oncorhynchus kisutch isolate 150728-3 linkage group LG18, Okis_V2, whole genome shotgun sequence:
- the LOC109909936 gene encoding palmitoyltransferase ZDHHC20 isoform X2: protein MAPTHVLRCCQRGLAWIPVIFIALVVCWSYYAYVVELCIFTIPSIAEKIIYMVFFHLSFVMFVWSYWKTIFTRPANPSKEFCLPKAEKEQYVKEERPESQQEILWRAAANLPLYTRTGAGAIRYCDRCQVIKPDRCHHCSACDMCVLKMDHHCPWVNNCVGFSNYKFFILFLCYSLVYCLFIAATVLQYFIKFWTNELPDTHAKFHVLFLFFVAAMFCISILSLFSYHLWLVGKNRSTIEAFRAPVFRTGSDKNGFSLGFGKNIAQVFGDERKFWLLPIFTSQGDGLTFPSRLVNIDPEQPTVSLQPEANKSIEDVPASPLSESQNHLLGNEQHANNVTEHLENDTGSETITIIMERES, encoded by the exons ATGGCGCCCACCCACGTATTGAGATGCTGTCAACGGGGCTTAGCTTGGATACCTGTTATTTTTATCGCCCTAGTCGTATGTTGGTCTTACTATGCGTACGTCGTAGAGCTCTGCATTT TCACCATCCCCAGCATAGCAGAAAAGA TCATCTACATGGTGTTCTTCCATCTGTCCTTCGTCATGTTTGTGTGGTCCTACTGGAAGACCATCTTCACCAGACCAGCCAACCCCTCCAAAGAG ttctgcttGCCTAAGGCAGAGAAGGAGCAGtatgtgaaggaggagagaccagagtcgcagcaggagatcctgtggagggCTGCCGCTAACCTGCCCCTCTACACACGCACCGGGGCTGgag CGATCCGCTACTGTGACCGGTGTCAGGTGATTAAACCAGACCGCTGCCACCACTGTTCTGCCTGCGACAT GTGTGTGCTGAAGATGGACCATCACTGCCCCTG ggtGAACAACTGTGTGGGATTCTCCAACTACAAATTCTTTATTCTGTTCCTGTGCTACTCTCTGGTGTACTGTTTGTTCATTGCAGCCACCGTACTGCAGTATTTCATCAAGTTCTGGACA aaTGAGCTGCCAGACACTCACGCCAAATTCCATGTCTTGTTTCTCTTTTTTGTGGCGGCCATGTTCTGCATCAGCATTCTCTCCCTCTTCAGCTACCACCTGTGGCTCGTAGGGAAGAACCGGTCCACCATAG aggcATTCAGGGCTCCAGTGTTCAGAACAGGTTCTGATAAGAACGGTTTCTCTCTGGGCTTTGGGAAGAACATCGCCCAGGTGTTTGGAGACGAGAGGAAGTTCTGGCTGCTACCCATCTTCACCAG TCAGGGTGATGGACTGACGTTCCCATCACGGCTTGTCAACATTGACCCAGAACAGCCCACAGTCAGCTTGCAGCCAGAGGCCAATAAAAG TATTGAAGACGTCCCGGCCAGTCCTCTCAGCGAGTCTCAGAACCATCTCCTTGGCAACGAGCAGCATGCCAACAACGTCACAGAACACCTGGAGAATGACA CTGGGAGTGAGACCATCACAATCATCATGGAGAGGGAGTCATAA
- the LOC109909936 gene encoding palmitoyltransferase ZDHHC20 isoform X1 — translation MAPTHVLRCCQRGLAWIPVIFIALVVCWSYYAYVVELCIFTIPSIAEKIIYMVFFHLSFVMFVWSYWKTIFTRPANPSKEFCLPKAEKEQYVKEERPESQQEILWRAAANLPLYTRTGAGAIRYCDRCQVIKPDRCHHCSACDMCVLKMDHHCPWVNNCVGFSNYKFFILFLCYSLVYCLFIAATVLQYFIKFWTLCRRKSAENCPKNELPDTHAKFHVLFLFFVAAMFCISILSLFSYHLWLVGKNRSTIEAFRAPVFRTGSDKNGFSLGFGKNIAQVFGDERKFWLLPIFTSQGDGLTFPSRLVNIDPEQPTVSLQPEANKSIEDVPASPLSESQNHLLGNEQHANNVTEHLENDTGSETITIIMERES, via the exons ATGGCGCCCACCCACGTATTGAGATGCTGTCAACGGGGCTTAGCTTGGATACCTGTTATTTTTATCGCCCTAGTCGTATGTTGGTCTTACTATGCGTACGTCGTAGAGCTCTGCATTT TCACCATCCCCAGCATAGCAGAAAAGA TCATCTACATGGTGTTCTTCCATCTGTCCTTCGTCATGTTTGTGTGGTCCTACTGGAAGACCATCTTCACCAGACCAGCCAACCCCTCCAAAGAG ttctgcttGCCTAAGGCAGAGAAGGAGCAGtatgtgaaggaggagagaccagagtcgcagcaggagatcctgtggagggCTGCCGCTAACCTGCCCCTCTACACACGCACCGGGGCTGgag CGATCCGCTACTGTGACCGGTGTCAGGTGATTAAACCAGACCGCTGCCACCACTGTTCTGCCTGCGACAT GTGTGTGCTGAAGATGGACCATCACTGCCCCTG ggtGAACAACTGTGTGGGATTCTCCAACTACAAATTCTTTATTCTGTTCCTGTGCTACTCTCTGGTGTACTGTTTGTTCATTGCAGCCACCGTACTGCAGTATTTCATCAAGTTCTGGACA CTTTGCCGGAGGAAATCGGCAGAGAACTGCCCCAAG aaTGAGCTGCCAGACACTCACGCCAAATTCCATGTCTTGTTTCTCTTTTTTGTGGCGGCCATGTTCTGCATCAGCATTCTCTCCCTCTTCAGCTACCACCTGTGGCTCGTAGGGAAGAACCGGTCCACCATAG aggcATTCAGGGCTCCAGTGTTCAGAACAGGTTCTGATAAGAACGGTTTCTCTCTGGGCTTTGGGAAGAACATCGCCCAGGTGTTTGGAGACGAGAGGAAGTTCTGGCTGCTACCCATCTTCACCAG TCAGGGTGATGGACTGACGTTCCCATCACGGCTTGTCAACATTGACCCAGAACAGCCCACAGTCAGCTTGCAGCCAGAGGCCAATAAAAG TATTGAAGACGTCCCGGCCAGTCCTCTCAGCGAGTCTCAGAACCATCTCCTTGGCAACGAGCAGCATGCCAACAACGTCACAGAACACCTGGAGAATGACA CTGGGAGTGAGACCATCACAATCATCATGGAGAGGGAGTCATAA